From one Plasmodium malariae genome assembly, chromosome: 12 genomic stretch:
- the HlyIII gene encoding hemolysin III, putative, with protein sequence MRDLGNYFNVNYSKKKFADVKKYFSKVDIFDVTGTTSIDDDRISSFLNSKNLSENDRKIVELYREKKISKVILIKYMERYETTILRGKIHLILVLLSPIWMFYMLYLSKTITAKIFTSISAICIFFNFFASFLLHNFEWKPNLFFLIEKIDHIGIFLMISGSCLPVPGLLFNKMKLFVYLTLQLFSVLFGSLFICRSCFSSGNRITRACTYIIAGFLHAVFIKDYFVCLLTNEIIFLILLAILYVVGAIIYSIKKPNIISGIIEFHDVFHMCCLGSAVCTFALNCSVIRRKS encoded by the exons atgagagaTTTAGGGAATTACTTCAACGTAAACTAcagtaaaaagaaatttgcAGAtgtcaaaaaatatttcagcAAAGTAGACATATTTGATGTAACTGGCACAACGAGTATAGACGATGATAGAATTAgctcttttttaaattcaaaaaatttatctgAAAATGATAGGAAAATAGTAGAATTATATcgtgaaaagaaaataagtaaggtcatattaattaaatatatggaaCGATATGAAACCACCATACTTAGAGGTAAAATACATCTaatattagtattattatcCCCTATATGGAtgttttatatgttatatttatccAAGACGATAAcagcaaaaatatttacatccATCTCAGCAATatgtatcttttttaatttctttgcCTCCTTTTTACTTCATAATTTCGAATGGAAAcccaatttattttttttaattgaaaaaattgatCATATAGGAATCTTTTTAATGATTAGTGGTTCATGTTTGCCAGTACCTGgcttattatttaataagatgaaactatttgtttatttgacTCTTCAATTATTTTCTGTACTATTTGGAAGTCTGTTTATTTGTCGTAGTTGTTTCTCATCTGGAAATAGAATTACAAGGGCatgtacttatataataGCAGGATTCTTACATGcagtttttattaaagacTATTTTGTTTGTCTACTAAcgaatgaaattattttcttaatccTTCTTGCTATATTATATGTTGTCGGGGCTATCATATATTCTATTAAGAAGCCAAATATAATTTCAG GTATCATTGAATTTCACGACGTTTTTCACATGTGCTGCCTAGGAAGTGCTGTGTGTACATTTGCCTTGAACTGCAGTGTTATAAGAAGgaaatcataa
- the PmUG01_12061600 gene encoding conserved Plasmodium protein, unknown function, which translates to MDVLKSRRSSSRKHRYSSGGSTYCKPTVNGSTHSDTCTDEGEIEFEGWVEFVTKNDNDECNKYEDKYKKSNTKKNNDMNVSYSQEDMFTNKIGKRERGSKRKSHKNYTMNGNNNNSGNNNCNNNCNNSGNNNRNNYCNNDNDGNINGNNNGVNNTPIKNGEISDYSYTNANNQYEQPVMTLNSRMIYAEDRNNNNNSNNNSNNNNSNYNNNINNNNINNNNNNSKAYPFIINTPEKMNNSMNVLSPNYVDPTTPVVLKNQQVLPQLYIRQPPTVIVTNEPRPPLVINPPPANIVFKNKAPQPIYVNSTRPNIIIKNDPAILQNPTDMDTTPIQLDMPLENYAIATGATAVTTATCTNGAINEAIKYPSLVNIKKEPVVYNRNCFFKGNTNSGNDTIIPTNIIQVDNNETFDISQQMMPNVYMMNDHTQGSSACQVQYPHSTTSSINNVIAMQQQQQQQQQQQQQQQQQQQQQQQQQQQQQQQQQQQQQQNQQQNQQQLYNNNLLNLYEPRAYQYVHPSYAQMTSQPELNAMVLNQQHVMTNPLMQVVPSSKFQSVSSSTVQSMPLPAVQLLPQTQNLEAYTNAQNVQMPLSYERNYIQQIPQAAALANNLTSYNNQNYIPRNTFVQDQVSNNILPQRRTVYPNNNNLNHATPNLIQLNSLSQNMNVNKPIMRYSSTSSEYLPTCSTAGCVATNKSPQHTQPVQYSQPLQNTPSVQYSQPLQNTPSVQYGQPLQNTQSVQYGQPFQHAQSVQYDQPLQYIQHGQLRRQNFINPNGQMMQPLPKKVQILARPM; encoded by the coding sequence atggatGTGCTTAAATCTAGAAGGAGTTCAAGTAGAAAACATAGATATTCTAGTGGGGGTTCAACATATTGCAAACCAACGGTAAACGGTTCTACACATAGTGATACATGCACTGATGAGGGAGAAATAGAATTTGAAGGATGGGTGGAATTTGTTACCAAAAATGACAATGATGAATGTAATAAGTAtgaagataaatataaaaaatcaaatacgaaaaaaaacaatgatATGAATGTATCATATTCCCAGGAGGATATGTTTACAAACAAAATTGGAAAACGAGAAAGGGGGTCCAAAAGGAAATcccataaaaattataccaTGAAtggtaacaataataacagtggtaataataattgtaataataattgtaataacagtggtaataataatcGTAATAACTATTGTAATAATGACAATGACGGTAATATCAATGGAAATAACAATGGTGTTAACAACACCCCTATCAAAAACGGGGAAATTTCCGATTACTCTTATACAAATGCAAACAATCAATACGAGCAGCCCGTAATGACATTAAACAGTAGGATGATTTACGCGGAGGAtcgtaataacaataataatagcaacaataacagtaataataacaatagcaattacaataacaatattaataataataatattaataataataataataatagtaaggCGTACCCATTTATCATAAACACAccagaaaaaatgaataactCTATGAATGTATTAAGCCCTAACTATGTAGACCCAACAACTCCTgttgtattaaaaaatcaaCAAGTCCTTCCACAGTTATATATAAGACAACCTCCAACTGTTATAGTAACTAATGAGCCAAGACCACCCTTAGTAATTAATCCGCCACCAGCAAATAtcgtttttaaaaataaagctcCCCAAcctatatatgtaaatagtACAAGGccaaatataattataaaaaacgaCCCAGCCATTTTACAGAATCCTACGGATATGGACACAACACCCATTCAGTTAGATATGCCACTAGAAAATTATGCTATCGCTACTGGTGCTACTGCTGTTACTACTGCTACTTGTACTAATGGTGCAATAAATGAGGCTATAAAATACCCATCTTTAgtgaacataaaaaaagaaccAGTAGTTTATAATagaaattgtttttttaaagggAACACAAATTCAGGCAATGATACAATAATACCAACGAACATAATCCAAGTAGATAATAATGAAACTTTTGATATATCTCAACAGATGATgccaaatgtatatatgatgaATGATCATACTCAGGGTTCAAGTGCGTGTCAGGTACAGTATCCTCATTCTACAACCAGTTCTATTAATAACGTAATAGCTATGCAGCAACAACAGCAGCAACAACAGCAGCAACAACAGCAGCAACAACAGCAGCAACAACAGCAGCAACAACAGCAGCAACAACAGCAGCAACAACAGCAGCAACAACAGCAGCAAAATCAGCAGCAAAATCAGCAGCaactttataataataatttgctTAATTTATATGAGCCGAGGGCTTACCAGTATGTACATCCTTCGTATGCACAAATGACTTCACAACCTGAGCTTAATGCAATGGTACTAAATCAGCAACACGTTATGACGAACCCCTTGATGCAAGTAGTTCCTTCCTCCAAATTTCAGTCAGTTTCATCGTCAACAGTACAATCGATGCCACTGCCAGCAGTACAACTACTTCCACAGACGCAAAATTTAGAAGCATATACGAATGCACAGAATGTTCAAATGCCATTATCATACGAAAGAAACTATATACAACAGATACCACAAGCAGCAGCATTAGCCAATAATTTAACTTCATATAACaatcaaaattatataccTCGTAATACTTTTGTTCAAGATCAAGTATCAAATAATATTCTTCCTCAACGAAGAACAGTATAtccaaataataataacttaAATCATGCAACACCAAATCTTATACAACTTAATTCGTTGTCACAAAACATGAATGTAAATAAACCTATAATGCGTTACTCTTCTACATCTAGTGAATATTTACCTACTTGTAGCACTGCAGGTTGTGTAGCAACAAATAAATCTCCTCAACATACTCAACCGGTACAATATAGTCAACCACTCCAAAATACACCATCGGTACAATATAGTCAACCACTCCAAAATACACCATCGGTGCAATATGGTCAACCACTCCAAAATACACAATCGGTACAATATGGTCAACCATTCCAGCATGCGCAATCGGTACAATATGATCAACCACTTCAATATATACAACATGGTCAACTAAGAAGACAAAATTTCATAAACCCAAATGGTCAAATGATGCAACCCCTTCCTAAAAAAGTTCAAATACTTGCACGACCTATGTGA
- the PmUG01_12061700 gene encoding methyltransferase, putative produces the protein MAVYGSISYWNERYTNEEEQFDWHQKWYGVKHIFTELDIKNDAKILNVGCGTSKFSEEMLDSGYTDITNIDASSACIKKMKEIYKDKPNLKYMLMNVCDMKEFKNAEFDLIIDKACLDSIVCSEDSLKYIEEMLSEVSRILKSEGTFVVISHAQPTYRLGYLQKQDYKWNVTIKTVKRPMLGIVTAPIDDNLHYVYICTKGNTKTQQ, from the exons ATGGCAGTG TATGGTAGTATATCTTACTGGAATGAACGATACACAAA tGAAGAAGAGCAGTTCGATTGGCACCAAAAATGGTATGGAGTAAAGCATATTTTCACAGAGCTGgacataaaaaatgatgcaaaaattttaaatgttgGATGTGGAACCTCAA AATTTAGCGAAGAAATGCTTGATAGTGGCTATACCGATATAACCAACATAGACGCATCCTCTGcgtgcataaaaaaaatgaaagaaatatataaagataaaccaaatttaaaat ACATGTTAATGAACGTCTGTGATATGAAGGAATTTAAAAATGCAGAATTTGATTTAATTATAGACAAAGCATGTTTAGATTCTATAGTATGCTCAGAGGACTCTTTAAAGTACATTGAAGAGATGTTGTCGGAAGTATCAAGGATTttaaa ATCTGAAGGTACTTTTGTAGTTATTTCTCATGCCCAACCAACTTATCGATTAGGGTATTTACAAAAACAAGATTATAAGTGGAACGTCACGATCAAAACAGTTAAACGACCCATGTTAGGGATTGTGA CTGCTCCTATAGATGATAACCTACACTATGTTTACATTTGTACAAAGGGGAATACAAAAACAcaacaataa
- the PTP1 gene encoding protein tyrosine phosphatase, putative — translation MIQILPFLYMGRRYDIENVEGLKACNIKALVICCTYFEYPDHKVPNGYANLRINLEDMGLERISSYFEESNNFIHSHISQEQAVLISCCQGVSRSSTISIAYLMGKQNFFLNEAFSFIMQKKNICPNIGFIEQLCEYEKILKNKITFSSKKYINWFTSDMCGNNAITDFSIDCKKK, via the exons atgattcAAATATTACCATTTTTGTATATGGGAAGAAGGTATGATATAGAAAATGTTGAAGGACTTAAAGCATGTAATATAAAGGCATTAGTAATATGTTGTACTTATTTTGAATACCCAGATCATAAGGTACCAAATGGATATGCAAATTTACGGATTAATCTTGAAGATATGGGATTGGAACGAATTTCCTCATACTTTGAAGAGTCGAATAACTTTATTCATTCACACATTTCGCAAGAACAAGCTGTCCTCATTTCGTGCTg ccAAGGCGTAAGTAGGTCCTCGACGATATCCATAGCGTATTTAATGGGAAAACAG AACTTTTTTCTTAATGAAGCATTTAGTTTTATAATGCAGAAGAAGAATATATGTCCAAATATCGGATTTATTGAACAGTTATGTGAATATGAaaagattttaaaaaataaaattactttCTCCTCAAAAAAGTACATCAACTGGTTCACATCCGATATGTGTGGAAATAATGCAATTACAGACTTCAGTATtgattgtaaaaaaaaataa